A region of Sphingobium baderi DNA encodes the following proteins:
- a CDS encoding tautomerase family protein, translating to MPFVDIRLAGNATHEQKAAIVADVTRSLVERLGKSPAAVQVVISEVPTENYGAGGQLIADRAAAAQAGGPSIGEDAHVAVTSR from the coding sequence ATGCCCTTTGTCGATATCCGTCTGGCGGGAAACGCCACCCATGAACAGAAAGCCGCCATCGTGGCTGACGTGACCCGGTCGCTCGTGGAGCGGCTGGGCAAGTCGCCTGCGGCTGTTCAGGTGGTGATTTCCGAAGTCCCGACGGAAAATTATGGGGCCGGCGGTCAATTGATCGCCGACCGCGCGGCCGCGGCGCAAGCTGGCGGGCCGTCAATCGGGGAGGACGCCCATGTCGCGGTCACTTCCCGATGA
- a CDS encoding DUF448 domain-containing protein — MTERKCILSGDRADPDMLVRLALGPNGEVLPDIRAKAPGRGAWIGVSRNDLETALAKGKLRGALARAFKTGELQIPDNLPDLIETGLRKALLDRLGLEAKASMLLTGSEKIDVAARQGKVTLLLHAADAAADGNRKLDQALRVGQEAEGTDLSGIVLPVDRSALSMAMGRDNVVHIAVTDSRAASRLRAALGRLESYLGCATGAPVHGEQDSADALGA, encoded by the coding sequence ATGACCGAACGCAAATGCATATTGTCGGGCGATCGTGCCGACCCGGACATGCTGGTTCGGCTGGCTCTTGGCCCCAATGGCGAAGTGCTGCCCGACATCCGCGCGAAGGCGCCGGGACGGGGGGCATGGATCGGTGTTTCGCGGAACGATCTTGAAACCGCGCTGGCCAAGGGTAAGCTGCGGGGCGCGCTCGCCCGCGCGTTCAAGACCGGCGAATTGCAGATTCCGGACAATCTGCCCGACCTCATCGAAACCGGGCTTCGCAAGGCGCTGCTCGACAGGCTGGGGCTGGAAGCGAAAGCGTCCATGCTGCTCACCGGCTCTGAAAAGATCGACGTTGCGGCGCGTCAGGGCAAGGTGACGCTGTTGCTTCATGCCGCCGACGCGGCGGCGGATGGCAACCGAAAACTGGACCAGGCGCTGCGTGTCGGGCAGGAAGCGGAAGGCACCGATCTTTCGGGCATCGTCTTGCCTGTGGACCGCAGCGCCCTATCTATGGCAATGGGGCGGGACAATGTCGTCCATATTGCGGTGACCGACTCGCGAGCCGCGTCGCGTCTGCGTGCGGCTCTTGGCCGCTTGGAAAGCTATCTGGGTTGCGCTACCGGGGCGCCGGTGCATGGGGAGCAGGACTCCGCCGATGCGCTGGGCGCCTGA
- the nusA gene encoding transcription termination factor NusA has translation MANAISANKAELLAIANSVASEKMIDKAIVIEAMEDAIQRAARARYGAENDIRAKLDPESGDLRLWRVVEVVEAVDDYFKQVDLKQAQKLKKDAVIGDFIVDPLPPIDLGRIDAQSAKQVIFQKVRDAERERQHEEFKDRVGEIITGVVKSVEFGHVVVNLGRAEGVIRRDQQIPREVVRVGDRIRSVILNVRRENRGPQIFLSRAHPEFMKKLFAQEVPEIYDGVIEIKAAARDPGSRAKIGVISRDSSIDPVGACVGMKGSRVQAVVQEMQGEKIDIIPWSEDTATFVVNALQPAQVARVVIDEEEERIEVVVPDDQLSLAIGRRGQNVRLASQLTGKAIDIMTEADASEKRQKEFVTRSELFQNELDVDETLSQLLVAEGFGELEEVAYVGVDELAAIEGFDEDLAAELQSRAQEALDRREAAAREERRALGVEDALAEMPHLTEAMLVTLGKAGIKTLDDLADLATDELIAKKRIDQRRRRSETSEDKGGILAEYGLSEEQGNETIMAARAHWFEGEEA, from the coding sequence ATGGCCAACGCCATTTCCGCCAACAAGGCCGAACTGCTCGCCATCGCGAACAGCGTCGCTTCCGAAAAGATGATCGACAAGGCGATCGTCATCGAAGCGATGGAGGACGCGATTCAGCGTGCCGCCCGTGCCCGTTACGGCGCTGAAAACGACATTCGCGCAAAGCTGGACCCGGAAAGCGGCGACCTGCGCCTGTGGCGTGTCGTCGAAGTGGTCGAAGCGGTGGACGATTATTTCAAGCAGGTCGACCTCAAGCAGGCGCAGAAGCTGAAGAAGGACGCCGTGATCGGCGACTTCATCGTCGATCCGCTGCCCCCGATCGACCTAGGCCGCATCGACGCGCAGTCCGCCAAGCAGGTGATCTTCCAGAAGGTCCGCGACGCCGAGCGCGAGCGTCAGCATGAGGAATTCAAGGACCGCGTGGGTGAGATCATCACCGGCGTCGTCAAGTCCGTCGAGTTCGGCCATGTCGTCGTGAACCTGGGCCGCGCCGAGGGTGTCATCCGCCGCGATCAGCAGATACCGCGCGAAGTCGTCCGCGTCGGCGACCGTATCCGCTCGGTAATCCTGAACGTGCGCCGGGAAAATCGCGGGCCGCAGATTTTCCTCAGCCGCGCCCACCCCGAGTTCATGAAGAAGCTGTTCGCGCAGGAAGTGCCCGAAATCTATGACGGCGTGATCGAGATCAAGGCCGCCGCCCGCGATCCGGGCAGTCGCGCCAAGATCGGCGTCATCAGCCGCGATTCGAGCATCGACCCGGTCGGCGCCTGCGTCGGCATGAAGGGCAGCCGCGTGCAGGCCGTCGTGCAGGAAATGCAGGGCGAGAAGATCGATATCATCCCGTGGAGCGAGGACACCGCGACCTTCGTCGTCAACGCGCTCCAGCCCGCGCAGGTCGCCCGCGTCGTCATCGACGAGGAAGAAGAACGCATCGAAGTCGTTGTCCCCGACGATCAGTTGTCGCTCGCCATCGGCCGCCGCGGCCAGAATGTCCGCCTTGCCAGCCAGTTGACCGGCAAGGCCATCGACATCATGACCGAGGCTGACGCGTCCGAAAAGCGGCAGAAGGAATTCGTCACCCGCTCCGAACTGTTCCAGAACGAACTGGACGTGGACGAGACGCTTTCGCAGCTTCTGGTAGCCGAAGGCTTCGGCGAACTGGAAGAAGTGGCCTATGTCGGCGTTGACGAACTGGCCGCGATCGAAGGGTTCGACGAGGATCTCGCCGCAGAACTTCAAAGCCGAGCGCAGGAGGCGCTTGACCGCCGCGAGGCAGCAGCTCGTGAGGAACGTCGCGCTCTGGGCGTCGAGGACGCGCTGGCCGAAATGCCGCACCTGACCGAAGCCATGCTGGTGACGCTGGGCAAGGCGGGCATCAAGACGCTTGACGATCTGGCCGATCTCGCCACCGACGAGCTGATCGCCAAGAAGCGCATCGACCAGCGCCGCCGCCGGAGCGAAACGTCGGAGGACAAGGGCGGCATCCTGGCCGAATATGGCCTCTCCGAAGAGCAGGGTAATGAGACCATCATGGCCGCCCGCGCCCACTGGTTCGAGGGTGAGGAAGCGTAA
- the rimP gene encoding ribosome maturation protein RimP — MADIAELTALIEPEVKALGFDLVRIRLFGSGDEHTLQIMAERPETKQLVIEDCAALSRRLSDVLDEADPIEEAYRLEVSSPGIDRPLTRLHDFLEWTGHEAKISATETVAGRKSFRGLLQGIEGDNIQFKDAKAGEVSIPFALVGDAKLLLTDALLSATMPLSSDGADEFETEE; from the coding sequence ATGGCGGACATCGCCGAACTGACAGCATTGATCGAACCGGAGGTGAAGGCCCTCGGCTTCGACCTCGTGCGAATCAGGCTGTTCGGCTCCGGGGACGAACATACGCTTCAGATCATGGCCGAACGGCCCGAAACGAAGCAGTTGGTCATCGAGGATTGCGCCGCCCTTTCCCGCCGCCTGTCGGATGTGCTGGACGAAGCCGACCCGATCGAGGAGGCCTATCGCCTGGAAGTCAGCTCGCCGGGCATCGATCGCCCGCTGACCCGCCTGCACGATTTCCTCGAATGGACCGGGCATGAAGCGAAGATATCGGCGACCGAAACCGTCGCGGGACGCAAGAGCTTTCGTGGCCTGCTCCAGGGCATTGAAGGCGATAATATCCAGTTCAAGGACGCAAAAGCGGGAGAGGTTTCTATCCCCTTTGCGCTGGTGGGCGACGCGAAGCTGCTGCTGACCGACGCGCTCCTTTCTGCTACCATGCCGCTCTCCTCCGATGGGGCGGACGAGTTCGAAACCGAAGAGTAA